In Anopheles arabiensis isolate DONGOLA chromosome 2, AaraD3, whole genome shotgun sequence, the genomic window CTATCATTCATGTTCAACCTtactttcccttctttcccttcttcgGTGCCTTCTGgggcttttgctttttcttgcGCTTAAACTGTCCCAACCCCTTGCGCACCATCGTGCCGCGCCACCAGGACTGGATCTTGATCGCCGAACGCATCTGCTTGTTGGCGAGTGCCAGCTGCTGCTCCCGCTCCTTCATAAACTCGGCACAAATTTTCAGATCCTTCTCGCGGTGCTTGAACAGTATCGTCATCTCCTCGAACTGCACCTTCAGGTTCACGATCTTGTCCTTGTGCTCGGCAATCTGTGCATCCAGCGCCTTTATCTCCCGCTGGTACTTATCCGTCCAGAAGGCGATCTTTTCACTGATCTGATCGATGCAGTAGTTGATGTACACTAACACCCGGGAATGGAATGAAACTTGGCATTAAATGGTTCCCACTGCTCTAGCAGGCCTTCCTTACCATCGATTTCGCTTTTCAGCCGCAACTCACGCTCGATGTTCGCTTTCGTCAGTGTGGCCGTGTGCGCCAGTTCGTTCTCCTTGCCCTCGATGATGATGCGCGCCTGCTCGTGCCGAGTACGCTCCCACTGCTGGACCAGCTTCGTCTTGATGTCGTTCTCAATCCGTGCGTCCTTGAGCTTCGTCTCCAGGTCGAATATTTCGTCGTCGAGCTGCTTCAGCACGTTCTTGCACTCACGGTTGACGCCCTCGAGCTGGGTTTGCAGTATCTTCAGCTTTTTCTCATTCAAGATACTGTCCCGGATCAGAATTAGCTCTTCCTGTTCGCTTTGGATGTCGTTGTCCATGAAGGTTTGCAGCGTCTCGAACGTACCGAACTCCGCCATCTCCGTGTGCGTGTCCGAAAGCAGCTTGCGTAAATTGGAGCTACAATAGTGATGGGTTTGCGAAACATTAGCCACAGGTGATTAAATTTGCCGTTAAAATCACATGCCACGATTCCCTACATATCATTCTGCAGCTTTACGAgaatcatttttcccatcgccAAATCGACGACCATGTTTTCGCTCAGCAGCTGGTTCTTGTACGACGGATCGAAGCGGACGTGCATCGGCGGCTTCCGTACGATCGGGGCGCTCGTTTTGTCCCCATCCCGGTTGATGACGATCAGCTTGTACGTCGCTTCCTCGATTACGATGTTTATCATACCACTTTCCATCTCGTTGAACATGGCTTTCGGGCCGAGCTGACTGTGAGATTCTGTCGTCGATGCTGCATGAAGGGGAATTGGTTACTCTTGCTCAAGCGATCGGGATCGGGAGATTGAAGAGGTTGTTGTAGGATTCCAGCACTTACCTCTAGTTGTGGTGTCGCTAACATCTTCACTCTCGGACGATTCGGTCGAATGAAAATTAGGCTTCGATAGATCACACATACCGATGTGCGTAATGGTAAATCGTTAGTTAACTTTTATTGTGGATTTTAGAGGAAACAATTTCGCAATCTTATTCCGTACTTTGAGCCACTTGTTTGACACCTCCGAACATTGCGTCCTAGCAACGGCAGGTCGGTGGTGACATGCGCGCACCGGTCGCATGCTGCCTGCTTTTACTTCAAACCTTGGTCAATTCAAAAAGGCACACTTACATACAACTGAAACcgataaaattcaaaaatgcaTTCGCTATCGCTTTAGGTTGCACTTTGAAAGCTGTTCTATGGTCTACACCTTCTGACGCTTGTTGGATTCTTTGTCGCCCTCTTCCGGTTCATCACTACTATCACCATCAGCTGCTCCCTCTTCTGTAGCTaaaaacggaaacggaaagCTTACTTAACGACCTGCAACacggattttgtttgttacttCTGGCCGGAACATGAACTTTACCTTCTTCCGTGCGTTCCTTCCGTGCACTACCCGAACTCGCGTCCCGTACCACAATCGCGGTGAGCAGATCGTTCAAGGAATCTTTTACCACTTTGATGCTTGAAATCAGCTCACTCATATTGCTGCCCGTGACCTCTTGTGTGACCGCCTCGGTAGCGCCCTGGCTTTTAATTAAAGCTTCGATTGCGGGCATTTTTTCGCGTTGTGCAACTTGTGAATTTGGTCTGTGCAATGTTGATAAACAAAGCCCGTGCCCCGTATGAGAGCCTGTCACTTTTTGGCAGTTGAATTTGCAGGGTACGTGCATCACAATAAGGTGCCAATTTAGTAAAATCAAAATGATGAAATTAATTCTTCTTGTGCAACCTTTCCGCATTATGtactatttttttacataatttagGAAAATCTCATGTTTAACGCTACtcgttttgtttaaatattggTCCAAAACCAAAAGGCCTTTTCGTACATTTGCGTTCAACTGTCAAAGCGTCACGTGACAGCGAACATGTCAAAATGCTCGGCCCATGAACCGACCTGCCTTCTAGCCCAGAGTGAATAAAGAATTAGCACGAGTGGTCCAAAGTTTTGTTTACGATTGTTGGTGCAATTTTCGCTTCTTTCGGCCGTGtccgcgtgcgtgtgtgtgtgtccgctaGTGGGTTGCCCATGATTCAGTAATCCTTTCCCGCACCCTCCCAAAATAATGCGATCCTGGACGACACGATGGCTTTCCCGAGCGTTGCACCAGAATTGGCAAGCTGCAAGCGCCACTGCGGAAAACAAGCCCCGCACCTACTCGCGCTTCATCTCCGTCGTCAGTGGCTTCCCGAAGAACCTGGCCCAGTCAAAGTACAAGCCTGGTAAGATGGGGGACGATGCGTGGTTCATCGCCAACACCAAAACAGCCGACGTGCTCGGTAAGTAAAGGCCAGGCCAGGAGCAGACAGGACCCACCGCGCACAGCATTacatgatgtttttttctcgccCTCTCCCTTCTTCTACTTCTGCTCTCGCTCACCATCTGACAGGTGTCGCTGATGGGGTCGGCGGATGGCGCAGTTATGGAATTGATCCGGGCGAGTTCGCGATGGTGCTGATGAGGAACTGCGAACGGTTGGTAAAGTTTTCCCGCTTCGATCCCATCAAGCCAGTGAACCTGATTGCGTCCGGATTCCGGGATCTGCAGGACAACAGGAAATGCATTCTGGGTAAGGGGGACCCTTTTCGATGGCGAGCCGTGTCACTCACGGCAAACAAGCAAATATCATGTGCCCTCTCGCTCTGGTAATCGCGTGCGAGCGAATGCAAAAAACCGTAccgcacgtgtgtgtgagtgtgtatgtatttgtaGTGGTGACCGTGaccatttaatatttttgcacAACACCACTCTCCCTCCGGGCGGTTTCGATCCATAGTTGGGCGGTGTGATGATTGCACATCTGGGCTGCATCAAGATTAAATAGTGAACCCTCCTTTCGCCTCCATTCCGTCTCGCCCCACAGGTAGCAGTACTGCCTGTATAGTGGTGTTTAATCGCGAAGACAGTAGCATTTACACGGCCAACATCGGCGACAGCGGCTTCATCATAGTGCGCAAGGGTGAAATAGTGCATCGCagcgaggagcagcagcactacTTCAACACCCCGTTCCAGCTCTCCCTACCCCCGCCCGGCCATACCGATGTGTTGAGCGATAGGCCCGAGTCGGCCAACACGACCACCTTTCCCGTGTGCAACGGGGACGTCATACTCGTCGCCACGGACGGTGTGTTTGATAATGTTCCGATCAAGCTGCTAGTCGACACTCTCCAGCGGGTAAGTTgattgtagtagtagtagtagttccACCACCTCCATGTGGGGTAGTACGCGGTTGGTAGATGAAATGAGGATGAGTGCGCTCCGTCTAGGCACGTGATGCAAGCGTACGGTAATTAGTAATCGTTTTTGTTCATTTACGGTGCAGAGAAAAGAAcagagacaaagagagagagatagagaaaagtAGCAACCATGTTGCTAAAATACCTAATGTTTTTACTAATGAAGTCATTTTTTTACATGTTTAATGGCATTGAAGGCAAACAAATGACCGTCATGGTTGACTAACCCTGTAATTTGGTTGTATTTTTcactctgttttttttgtttattgttattgGAACATCCTAATCAGCAATTGATCTTTATATATAGAGTtcagtgggttttttttttgcgattttaatcattttttacTGATCCTCTTTCACACAtattttcgttgtttgaaaataaattattttaacaaactTGATTGCAAATTAATCCTAAAATTTCCCTCATTGCAGGTGGAAGGAGAAAACGATCAAGTCAAGTTACAGATGTGTGCAAATTCGATTGCGCTAATGGCAAGATCGCTGTCGTTCGATAGTAAGTTTCTATCGCCCTTTTCCGTAAATGCTAGGAGAAATAATATCAATGCAATGGGTATGTATTACTTATGTTAACCATTTAACAGCTGTTTTCCCGTACTAATTGTGTGGCCTTTTTTCcactttccttttctttccactAGGTGGTAAACCAGACGATATAACCGTAGTGTTAGCGACCGTAGCTCTGTAGCCTCGTGCATCAGACAGCATGCATTCGAAATGCTGGCATTGTGCAAAACCGAAAACCAACCAACATACAAAAATTAGAACGCAAAACGGCGCGGCCAGGAGCAGCATTACTGGGGAGGAAGAAATTACTCTAATAGAAAACGGGCGCGTGTGGGCAGGCGAACGAACTTCTTAGGCAAATTAAGTTAGCGATTGCGGCAAACAAGGAaacgaaggaagaaaaggaaacaaaacacaaccaccaccCATGCAAAGAGAGTTACCCAGCCCACAGCAAAATGGGTGGGAACACTGGTGGAAGTGCTGGAAGTGCTGGCGGAACGGAACCATACATGCAACGCGAAAGGCTGTTGGAATAAATTTTGTTGTAGCTTTTAGGTTTATTGCTTCTTATATTagtttcttattatttttcatcctCTTTGTCTGTGTCCGCAAGACAAAAGGGTTCCTAAAGCGatcaaataataaaacttcgAATCGACCCATTTTGTAAGGATGTAGAAAGGTGAACGTCTTCAAAATAGgcgaaacaatttaaaactcTGAAAACCGTCTTCTTTCATTTCTCCTTTCTtggggaaaaaaataacagaatAACAAGAAAGAATACGGAGTACGGCATCaaatggttttctttttttattaccgTAGCTCTAGATACTGAATGTATGTGTGAAGTGCCGCGTACAATTAGCGAACATGGAAGTGA contains:
- the LOC120896612 gene encoding dynein regulatory complex protein 9-like, which encodes MCDLSKPNFHSTESSESEDVSDTTTRASTTESHSQLGPKAMFNEMESGMINIVIEEATYKLIVINRDGDKTSAPIVRKPPMHVRFDPSYKNQLLSENMVVDLAMGKMILVKLQNDISNLRKLLSDTHTEMAEFGTFETLQTFMDNDIQSEQEELILIRDSILNEKKLKILQTQLEGVNRECKNVLKQLDDEIFDLETKLKDARIENDIKTKLVQQWERTRHEQARIIIEGKENELAHTATLTKANIERELRLKSEIDVYINYCIDQISEKIAFWTDKYQREIKALDAQIAEHKDKIVNLKVQFEEMTILFKHREKDLKICAEFMKEREQQLALANKQMRSAIKIQSWWRGTMVRKGLGQFKRKKKQKPQKAPKKGKKGK
- the LOC120894011 gene encoding protein phosphatase PTC7 homolog yields the protein MRSWTTRWLSRALHQNWQAASATAENKPRTYSRFISVVSGFPKNLAQSKYKPGKMGDDAWFIANTKTADVLGVADGVGGWRSYGIDPGEFAMVLMRNCERLVKFSRFDPIKPVNLIASGFRDLQDNRKCILGSSTACIVVFNREDSSIYTANIGDSGFIIVRKGEIVHRSEEQQHYFNTPFQLSLPPPGHTDVLSDRPESANTTTFPVCNGDVILVATDGVFDNVPIKLLVDTLQRVEGENDQVKLQMCANSIALMARSLSFDSKFLSPFSVNARRNNINAMGGKPDDITVVLATVAL